One genomic window of Fusarium verticillioides 7600 chromosome 2, whole genome shotgun sequence includes the following:
- a CDS encoding dihydropteroate synthase encodes MRQPLLPSRFLIQSLRSNGHNASPGSVLAFAPVLRCLLTSTRPHQRYYAHHACLRPLVRCNMPDIKRNACGCARTSGGGCGSSGPQKKTAYIALGSNMGDRVAEIERACNEMDRRGIKVKRTSSLWETEPMYVTDQDRFINGACEVETELDPIALLDQLQAIENDMGRKKVIDKGPRNIDLDILLYGDEKVDHERLKVPHIGILEREFVLRPLVELIPAKSLDPTKPWKLIQDNLNELPLGEPLSSMTPLSSTAGSLTPLAAKRKTHVMGILNLTPDSFSDGGFHDRDNLAQTIMNMVKNGTSIIDVGGQSTAPGRPEVSAEEEASRVVPAVQLIRSIPEARDVAISIDTYRASVAEEAIASGADIINDVSAGLLDPDMLSTVGRLEKTICLMHMRGTPQTMTKLTSYPDGLIPTIASELLERVAAAEAAGIRRWRMILDPGIGFAKTGEQNLEILRRLEELRYWPGLQGLPWLVGSSRKTFVGKITGVTEPKQRTWGTAATVAAAVQGGADIVRVHDTQEMGMVAKMADAIWRV; translated from the exons ATGAgacaacctcttctcccATCGCGATTTCTTATCCAGAGCCTCAGAAGCAACGGCCACAATGCTTCTCCCGGCTCTGTCCTGGCTTTCGCCCCGGTATTGCGATGTTTGTTGACGTCAACAAGGCCTCACCAGCGATATTATGCCCACCATGCGTGCCTCCGTCCTCTTGTAAGGTGCAACATGCCTGATATTAAGCGCAATGCCTGTGGATGTGCTCGCACAAGTGGAGGTGGCTGTGGGAGCAGCGGACCGCAAAAGAAGACGGCATATATCGCTCTTGGGAGCAATATGGGAGACAGAGTTGCTGAGATTGAGCGGGCATGCAACGAGATGGACCGCCGAGgaatcaaggtcaagaggaCCAGTAGCCTCTGGGAGACAGAGCCCATGTATGTTACCGACCAGGATCGCTTTATCAACGGCGCTTGTGAG GTCGAGACAGAACTTGACCCTATAGCCCTTCTAGACCAACTGCAAGCCATTGAGAATGACATGGGGCGAAAGAAGGTCATCGACAAGGGTCCGCGTAACATTGATTTGGACATACTTTTGTATGGCGACGAAAAGGTTGACCACGAGCGGCTCAAGGTTCCCCATATCGGCATATTGGAGCGAGAGTTTGTTCTCAGACCCCTGGTCGA ACTCATTCCGGCAAAATCATTGGATCCGACGAAACCGTGGAAGCTCATACAGGATAATCTAAATGAGCTGCCCCTTGGCGAGCCATTGTCTTCCATGACACCGCTTTCTTCGACGGCAGGTTCTTTGACGCCTCTTGCTGCAAAGCGGAAGACCCATGTCATGggcattctcaacttgaCGCCGGATTCGTTTTCAGATGGTGGCTTTCACGATCGAGATAACCTCGCTCAGACCATTATGAATATGGTCAAGAACGGAACTTCGATTATCGACGTTGGCGGCCAGTCAACTGCCCCTGGCCGACCAGAAGTATcagccgaggaggaagcatCCCGCGTTGTGCCTGCTGTTCAGCTGATTCGATCGATTCCTGAAGCTCGTGATGTGGCTATCAGCATTGACACGTATCGTGCATCCGTTGCCGAGGAAGCCATTGCTAGCGGAgcagatatcatcaacgATGTTTCGGCTGGTCTGCTGGACCCAGATATGCTTTCTACCGTCGGCCGTCTTGAGAAAACGATATGTCTGATGCATATGCGCGGGACACCGCAGACCATGACAAAGTTGACCTCGTATCCAGATGGGCTTATTCCCACAATAGCATcagagcttctcgagcgcGTAGCAGCGGCCGAGGCAGCGGGTATCCGGCGGTGGCGCATGATTCTGGACCCGGGTATCGGCTTCGCCAAGACGGGAGAGCAGAACCTCGAGATTCTTCGACGGCTGGAGGAGCTGCGATACTGGCCGGGGCTTCAGGGCCTGCCGTGGCTCGTTGGATCGAGCCGGAAGACTTTTGTCGGCAAGATCACGGGAGTCACGGAGCCGAAGCAACGGACGTGGGGCACGGCGGCGACGGTGGCAGCGGCGGTTCAGGGCGGTGCGGACATAGTGAGGGTACACGACACGCAGGAGATGGGCATGgtggccaagatggctgaTGCTATCTGGAGGGTATGA